The following proteins are encoded in a genomic region of Spartobacteria bacterium:
- a CDS encoding DEAD/DEAH box helicase: protein MTSQNIFAALIEPLQRAVAEEGYTQPTPIQQQSIPHLLEGRDLLGCAQTGTGKTAAFTLPLLQELTQNPKKAAMNRPRALILTPTRELAAQIGDSIKTYGRYVQVSHTVIFGGVGQKPQVQDLRRGVDVVVATPGRLLDLMEQGHIRLDQVELFILDEADRMLDMGFIPSVRKVIARLPIKRHSLFFSATMPPVVAKLANDMLRNPIQIAVDPGKPTVERITQKMMFVDKGNKDALLIDLIEDHDMDKVIIFTRTKHGADKVVRKLMRADISASAIHGNKSQTARTSALNGFKTGSIRALVATDIAARGIDVDGITHVVNYDLPEEPETYVHRIGRTARAGMDGDAVSFCAARERDWLRGIERLIRKAIPADLEHAYHSEDARQATGAEARPEPRKQGVPRRGRPGATGGQRHSSHPPRRGGSSGPGKSQASRRRPR from the coding sequence ATGACTTCACAAAATATTTTTGCGGCTCTTATTGAGCCGTTGCAGCGAGCTGTGGCCGAAGAAGGTTATACACAGCCCACACCCATTCAGCAACAGTCCATTCCCCATCTGCTTGAGGGAAGGGATCTCTTGGGGTGTGCCCAGACAGGTACGGGAAAAACAGCGGCCTTCACTCTGCCGCTGCTTCAGGAGCTCACTCAAAATCCTAAAAAAGCAGCGATGAACCGCCCTCGCGCGCTGATCCTCACTCCAACCCGCGAGCTGGCGGCGCAGATCGGCGACAGTATCAAAACCTATGGTCGATATGTTCAGGTTTCGCATACCGTTATTTTTGGCGGTGTGGGACAAAAACCGCAGGTACAGGATCTGCGTCGCGGTGTGGATGTGGTGGTCGCTACACCCGGCCGTTTGCTGGATCTTATGGAGCAGGGGCACATCCGGCTGGATCAGGTCGAGCTGTTTATTCTCGATGAAGCCGATCGTATGCTGGATATGGGTTTTATTCCTTCTGTGCGTAAGGTCATCGCCAGATTGCCGATAAAACGGCATTCGCTTTTCTTTTCAGCGACCATGCCGCCGGTTGTGGCCAAACTGGCGAACGACATGCTCCGCAATCCCATTCAGATTGCCGTTGATCCCGGTAAACCCACCGTAGAACGCATCACTCAGAAGATGATGTTTGTGGATAAAGGGAATAAGGATGCGTTGCTCATCGACCTTATTGAGGATCATGACATGGACAAAGTCATCATTTTTACCCGCACCAAACATGGTGCCGATAAAGTTGTCCGAAAACTGATGCGTGCCGATATTTCTGCTTCGGCCATTCATGGCAATAAATCGCAGACGGCGCGCACCTCTGCCCTCAATGGGTTTAAAACGGGAAGCATCCGCGCTTTGGTGGCCACGGATATTGCCGCCAGAGGCATCGATGTGGATGGGATTACGCATGTCGTCAATTATGACCTCCCCGAAGAACCCGAAACCTATGTGCACCGCATTGGCCGCACGGCCCGGGCCGGCATGGACGGGGATGCGGTTTCTTTTTGCGCGGCGCGTGAGCGTGACTGGCTGCGGGGTATTGAACGTCTCATTCGTAAAGCGATTCCTGCAGATTTAGAGCATGCCTACCACTCCGAGGATGCGCGACAGGCCACAGGTGCTGAGGCGCGTCCCGAGCCGCGCAAGCAGGGTGTTCCTCGTCGTGGACGTCCCGGTGCGACAGGCGGCCAGCGCCATTCTTCTCATCCGCCTCGCAGAGGTGGATCCTCTGGGCCAGGCAAATCTCAGGCAAGCCGTCGGCGTCCGCGGTAG
- a CDS encoding efflux RND transporter periplasmic adaptor subunit — protein sequence MNKSHRAVVGKSLLVLILIFITIGLAVFFVKSRPVAQKKTRQKVASLVEVQSLESVSEPVVLHVTGTVIPVQEVQIEAEVSGLITYVNPMLVAGGVVSRGDILLKLDDRSYQAQLRVQKDALVSVRSELKLEEGQQDIARSDWAYMERMTNMDARDRSFALREPQLEAARAMVDSAEALVAEARYQLERTVITAPFDAVVKSVTAEVGGRAAPGANLVQLIGTGAFYIEASLRVSDLKWITCHNSVSGSVVHVIMNDGQMRQGEVMFRLPDLDEKARMAKVLVRVDDPLGLKNAQPPLLLHDFLSMEIIGATESHVYRIPRTAFRNGREIWLAQMDHTLHIAPVQVVWGDKDFVFIRGTWNPDCQLVISDLATPVEGMKLMPSKGAATEKDNP from the coding sequence ATGAATAAGAGTCATCGTGCAGTAGTTGGGAAGAGTCTGTTGGTGCTGATTTTGATTTTCATTACGATCGGCCTAGCTGTTTTTTTTGTGAAAAGCCGACCGGTCGCGCAGAAAAAGACGCGCCAGAAGGTCGCGTCGCTGGTGGAGGTTCAATCGCTGGAATCGGTGTCTGAGCCCGTCGTTCTGCATGTCACGGGCACGGTTATTCCCGTTCAGGAGGTTCAGATTGAGGCGGAAGTCAGTGGATTGATCACATACGTAAATCCCATGTTGGTGGCGGGAGGCGTGGTGTCCAGAGGGGATATTTTATTGAAATTGGATGATCGCAGTTATCAGGCTCAGCTGCGTGTCCAAAAGGATGCCCTGGTCAGTGTGCGCAGTGAGTTGAAGCTGGAGGAAGGACAGCAGGATATCGCACGATCCGACTGGGCGTATATGGAACGCATGACCAATATGGATGCGAGAGATCGCTCCTTTGCGCTTCGTGAACCACAGCTGGAGGCGGCTCGAGCGATGGTTGATTCGGCTGAAGCACTGGTGGCGGAAGCGCGTTATCAGCTTGAGCGCACCGTGATTACCGCTCCATTTGATGCGGTGGTCAAATCGGTGACGGCAGAAGTGGGTGGACGGGCGGCCCCTGGTGCGAATTTGGTGCAGTTAATAGGAACCGGGGCCTTTTATATAGAGGCGTCATTGCGGGTGAGTGATCTCAAGTGGATTACCTGTCATAACAGCGTTTCGGGTTCCGTTGTGCATGTGATCATGAATGATGGGCAGATGAGGCAGGGGGAAGTGATGTTCCGCCTGCCCGATTTGGATGAGAAAGCCCGCATGGCCAAAGTGCTGGTACGAGTGGATGATCCGCTGGGACTTAAAAACGCACAGCCGCCTTTATTGCTGCATGATTTTCTGAGCATGGAGATTATCGGTGCAACCGAGAGCCATGTGTATCGCATTCCACGCACCGCTTTTCGCAATGGCAGAGAAATTTGGTTGGCGCAGATGGATCATACGTTGCATATCGCTCCTGTGCAGGTGGTTTGGGGGGACAAGGATTTTGTGTTTATTCGCGGGACGTGGAACCCTGATTGTCAGTTAGTGATTTCTGATCTGGCCACCCCTGTTGAAGGGATGAAACTGATGCCGTCCAAAGGTGCTGCGACGGAAAAGGATAATCCATGA
- a CDS encoding response regulator — protein MSTTDCDFDLRKRAAKRRRHPFFYETAVNRTRFILSIKCRFDYTARRTKIRSAPMGKILVVDDEPQVRTVIRRILEKEGFEVDMAENGVKALELCQASPYDLVITDIIMPEKEGLETMIDLRRHCPQTKIIAMSGGGRMSSEDCLRMAEGLGASFSFRKPIETKKFIEAVTSLLDDG, from the coding sequence ATGTCAACCACAGACTGCGATTTCGACTTGCGAAAACGAGCCGCCAAACGCCGCCGCCATCCTTTTTTTTATGAAACAGCTGTCAACAGAACGCGTTTTATCTTGTCCATTAAATGTCGCTTTGACTATACTGCGCGACGTACAAAAATACGGAGTGCTCCCATGGGAAAAATATTAGTTGTAGATGATGAACCGCAAGTTCGGACGGTTATTAGACGTATTCTTGAAAAAGAAGGATTCGAAGTGGATATGGCGGAAAACGGTGTCAAGGCACTGGAGTTATGCCAAGCATCACCTTATGATCTCGTAATAACAGATATCATTATGCCTGAAAAAGAAGGGCTGGAGACCATGATCGACTTGCGCAGGCATTGTCCCCAAACAAAGATTATTGCCATGTCCGGCGGTGGAAGAATGTCCTCTGAGGACTGTTTACGCATGGCGGAAGGACTGGGTGCCTCTTTTAGTTTTCGCAAACCGATTGAAACAAAAAAATTTATCGAAGCAGTAACATCACTGCTGGACGATGGTTGA
- a CDS encoding efflux transporter outer membrane subunit yields the protein MLRRVPSRASRVFLVVDVPVRQAASAILLIRLAEVDPLGQANLRQAVGVRGSELKKDAEVKTIVRWILVSQLLFLPACVHVDRSAIDGVDAAVPYSYAVTATGLVDRVDRWWTTFGDDDLTFLVGQALDGNLTIRQADARLRQAQAVTAKTSAQAVPSVSWASDASFTEKQEDGSTSSEHWQLGFAGSYEVDLWGRVHALSEASRRDEISSLGDRNAAGMTVAAEVVLTYCSMLSARERQDLLERQLTTAGRILESIEVRYRRSQASLLEVLQQRQAVAQLEALVPAARADEQTLRSALVILTGGAVSNETVFSFRTLPKLPPLPEAGIPADLLRLRPDIQAAAAAWESSSWSENAARADRLPALRLTAGTQVYGDHASQLFDNWLANLAAGLAGPLLDGGQRRAEVERAKAVMDEKLSAYKLVVIQAVRDVCDALVLESEQQKTMELQLKQLELAQKTYAEAMIRYGRGQESYLSALSAEISRYGLERTLVNTRYQLLAYRVKLYRSLGGDWDQIMNERPVSSPGSIDHE from the coding sequence GTGCTGAGGCGCGTCCCGAGCCGCGCAAGCAGGGTGTTCCTCGTCGTGGACGTCCCGGTGCGACAGGCGGCCAGCGCCATTCTTCTCATCCGCCTCGCAGAGGTGGATCCTCTGGGCCAGGCAAATCTCAGGCAAGCCGTCGGCGTCCGCGGTAGTGAACTAAAAAAGGATGCGGAAGTGAAAACAATTGTGCGCTGGATACTTGTTAGCCAATTATTGTTTTTGCCGGCGTGCGTTCATGTGGATCGCTCTGCCATAGATGGGGTGGACGCTGCTGTTCCATACTCCTATGCCGTCACGGCGACGGGACTGGTGGATCGGGTGGATCGCTGGTGGACTACCTTTGGCGACGATGATCTGACATTCCTAGTGGGGCAGGCACTGGATGGCAATTTGACCATCCGGCAGGCGGATGCACGTTTGCGTCAGGCTCAGGCGGTGACCGCGAAGACGTCGGCGCAGGCTGTGCCGTCGGTCTCGTGGGCATCGGATGCCTCTTTTACGGAAAAGCAAGAGGATGGGTCGACCTCGTCAGAACATTGGCAGCTGGGATTCGCCGGCAGTTATGAAGTGGATTTATGGGGGAGGGTGCATGCGCTCTCTGAAGCCTCGCGACGGGATGAAATCTCTTCGCTGGGAGACCGCAATGCGGCGGGGATGACCGTGGCGGCGGAGGTGGTGCTGACCTATTGTTCGATGCTTTCGGCTAGGGAGCGTCAGGATTTGCTGGAGCGGCAACTGACTACGGCGGGTCGCATTCTTGAGTCCATCGAAGTGCGTTATCGCCGATCTCAGGCGTCTTTGCTGGAGGTGCTGCAGCAGCGTCAGGCCGTGGCGCAGCTGGAGGCGCTGGTGCCGGCGGCGCGTGCCGATGAACAGACACTGCGAAGTGCGCTGGTGATTTTGACCGGCGGGGCCGTATCTAACGAAACGGTTTTTTCTTTCCGTACGCTGCCGAAACTGCCGCCGTTGCCGGAGGCCGGCATTCCGGCAGATTTATTGCGGTTGCGCCCAGATATTCAAGCGGCCGCAGCCGCATGGGAATCGTCTTCATGGAGTGAAAATGCGGCGAGGGCGGATCGTTTGCCTGCCTTGCGTTTGACGGCGGGTACACAGGTGTATGGCGATCACGCATCTCAGCTGTTTGATAACTGGCTGGCAAACCTGGCTGCCGGCTTGGCCGGCCCCCTGCTGGATGGCGGTCAGCGCCGCGCCGAGGTCGAACGCGCCAAAGCGGTCATGGACGAAAAATTGTCGGCATATAAATTGGTGGTGATACAGGCTGTGCGTGATGTCTGCGATGCGTTGGTATTGGAGTCGGAGCAGCAGAAAACCATGGAACTCCAGCTCAAACAACTTGAGCTGGCGCAAAAAACCTATGCCGAGGCGATGATTCGTTATGGTCGCGGACAGGAATCGTATCTGTCCGCCTTGAGTGCGGAAATCAGTCGCTATGGATTGGAACGGACATTGGTGAATACCCGGTATCAGCTGCTGGCCTATCGAGTGAAGTTGTATCGGTCATTGGGCGGCGACTGGGATCAGATTATGAATGAACGGCCTGTTTCGTCACCAGGGAGTATAGATCATGAATAA
- a CDS encoding indolepyruvate ferredoxin oxidoreductase produces the protein MEKVLLLGDEAIALGALSAGISGCYAYPGTPSTEIMEYIQQSPLAEKGRVHREWSTNEKTAMEEALGMSYAGKRTLVCMKHVGLNVAADPFVNSAITGVNGGLVVLVADDPQMHSSQNEQDTRYYARFAHIPLLEPSSQQEAYDMMGYAFDLSEKVKLPVLVRVTTRLAHSRADLLPTEPRPQNSLSIPENSRQFILLPANARENFKKLLVTEKEITEASNQSIYNSYEEAAGTSKKGIIASGIAGNYVREVLGGRSSEYDVLYIREYPLPARLVKKIFNRNTSVLLVEEGGPFIEEMLTGPLMDSLSVHGRLDGTLPRTGELTPELVAKALDIEMPFMNPEIKTLRPRPPQLCKGCPHIDSYNFLNEVVHNHEGSRVFSDIGCYTLGALPPYSAIHTCVDMGASITMAKGASDAGIAHAIAVIGDSTFTHSGMTGLLDAVYENTNVTVIILDNETTGMTGQQISMATGRLEQIAAGLGVDPAHIRIVIPLPKQHADNVKVLEEELAYDGVSVIIARRACVHLKRKM, from the coding sequence ATGGAAAAAGTGTTATTATTAGGTGACGAAGCGATTGCGCTGGGTGCATTATCGGCGGGAATTTCTGGCTGTTATGCCTATCCGGGTACGCCGTCGACAGAAATTATGGAGTACATTCAGCAATCACCGCTTGCAGAAAAGGGCCGAGTGCACCGCGAATGGAGCACCAACGAAAAAACGGCCATGGAAGAAGCGCTGGGAATGTCCTATGCGGGAAAACGAACGCTGGTATGCATGAAGCATGTCGGCTTGAATGTTGCTGCCGATCCCTTTGTGAACAGTGCCATAACAGGCGTCAACGGCGGACTGGTGGTTCTGGTGGCGGATGATCCTCAAATGCATTCCTCGCAAAATGAACAAGACACACGCTATTACGCACGATTTGCACATATCCCGCTGCTGGAACCGTCGTCCCAGCAGGAAGCGTATGATATGATGGGATATGCCTTTGATTTGTCAGAAAAAGTGAAGTTACCGGTGCTGGTACGGGTGACGACACGTCTGGCGCATTCGCGTGCCGACCTGCTGCCGACGGAACCGCGTCCCCAAAACAGCCTGTCTATTCCTGAAAACAGCAGGCAGTTCATTCTCCTGCCGGCGAACGCGAGAGAAAACTTTAAGAAGCTACTCGTCACAGAAAAAGAAATTACCGAAGCAAGCAATCAGTCGATTTATAACAGCTATGAAGAAGCGGCGGGCACATCAAAGAAAGGCATCATTGCCTCTGGCATCGCAGGAAACTATGTACGCGAAGTTCTAGGCGGTCGCAGCAGTGAATACGACGTGCTTTATATTCGCGAATATCCGCTTCCCGCCCGGCTTGTTAAAAAAATCTTCAACCGGAACACCTCGGTCTTGCTGGTGGAAGAAGGCGGCCCCTTCATTGAAGAAATGCTCACGGGGCCTCTGATGGACAGCCTGTCGGTGCATGGACGACTGGACGGCACATTGCCCAGAACCGGCGAACTGACTCCGGAACTGGTAGCAAAAGCTCTGGACATTGAAATGCCCTTCATGAACCCGGAGATCAAGACACTGCGTCCACGGCCGCCGCAACTATGCAAAGGCTGTCCGCACATTGATTCCTACAACTTTTTAAATGAAGTCGTGCACAACCATGAGGGCAGCCGAGTCTTTTCTGACATCGGATGCTATACGCTGGGGGCCCTCCCCCCCTATTCCGCCATTCACACCTGCGTTGATATGGGCGCATCCATTACGATGGCAAAAGGTGCCTCCGATGCCGGGATAGCACACGCTATTGCAGTCATCGGTGACTCTACATTTACGCATTCAGGAATGACAGGGTTACTGGATGCCGTGTATGAAAACACGAACGTTACCGTCATCATTCTAGATAACGAAACGACCGGAATGACCGGACAACAAATATCCATGGCGACGGGGCGACTGGAACAGATTGCCGCAGGACTGGGCGTTGATCCGGCTCACATACGCATTGTTATTCCGTTGCCGAAACAGCATGCAGACAATGTAAAGGTGCTGGAAGAAGAGCTGGCCTATGACGGGGTGTCAGTGATTATCGCGCGCAGAGCCTGTGTGCATTTGAAACGGAAAATGTAG
- a CDS encoding indolepyruvate oxidoreductase subunit beta, which translates to MKFDLIIAGVGGQGILSIAAVLGQAAVTKGLFVKQAEVHGMAQRGGAVQSHFRLSNSPILSDVIPRGGADAILSMEPMEGLRYISWLSPKGCFISNSVEFNNINDYPPVEDIIKEINQLPRPFVFDGTAIAKQEGSARSLNMAMLGAVSPFISLLPSDGIETAIARQFERKGQDVVDANIRVYAAARALTAEAAANGK; encoded by the coding sequence ATGAAATTTGATCTTATTATTGCAGGTGTAGGTGGACAGGGCATTTTGTCCATTGCGGCGGTGCTGGGTCAGGCCGCTGTGACCAAAGGATTGTTTGTAAAGCAGGCCGAAGTGCACGGCATGGCACAGCGCGGAGGGGCGGTACAGTCGCATTTCCGGCTTTCGAATTCACCGATCCTATCGGATGTTATTCCGCGCGGAGGAGCCGATGCTATTTTATCTATGGAGCCGATGGAAGGACTCCGCTACATTTCATGGCTTTCCCCCAAGGGATGTTTCATATCCAACTCGGTTGAATTTAATAACATCAATGATTACCCGCCGGTGGAAGACATCATCAAGGAAATCAATCAGCTGCCCAGACCGTTTGTTTTTGACGGAACAGCCATTGCAAAACAGGAAGGCTCAGCCCGGTCACTGAATATGGCCATGCTGGGTGCGGTTTCACCTTTTATCTCTTTGCTGCCATCGGACGGGATTGAGACGGCCATTGCGCGTCAGTTTGAACGAAAAGGACAAGATGTGGTCGATGCCAATATCCGTGTTTATGCGGCCGCGAGGGCATTAACGGCAGAAGCCGCAGCTAACGGAAAATAG
- a CDS encoding efflux RND transporter permease subunit — protein sequence MNREPRGPLAWMASNRVAANLLMLFFIIGGALTYLHITQEVFPDITEDMVDISVSYSGSSPEEVENGIILSIEEAINGVDGIDEIQSTATEGHASIRVTLLDRTDATKVYQDIKSEIDRITTLPGDAEEPVVSLASRRREVVSLVLYGSIPDDVLRELGEQVRAILLGTQGITQVDLEGVRDLETRIEISQSTLRKYGLTLQQVADVLAAAAVDVPGGGIKTSGGEILLRMKERRDYARQFARIPVISDDQGERVLLEDIADITDGLEDSDRFAMYNGMPSILLAVYRVGDQTPIAVADAALGKLDEIRSMLPDGVNIDVRNNRADIFRDRARLLLNNGVLGLILVFFLLGSFLELRLAFWVMMGIVVSFVGTLLLMPLADLSINMMTMFAFILALGIVVDDAIVVGENIYHRHENGMPFLQAAIHGAREVSVPVGFSILTNCVAFIPLYLLPGMMGRIMRMLPVVVIGTFLISWIECMFILPCHLGHHKDRPLTGIRRWIHERQQRFSGGFTRWVHRRYRPFLDYCLHHRYIVVVMACSILVITLSYVAGGHMGFQLMPTVESDYAYVSVVLPYGTPVERTQAVARQLTASAEAVVTDAQHPELVKGIFSNVGHNGSHTFDMRVFLADPEIRNEIMSTQQFVDRWREKTGRIAGVENMKFQSDRGGPGSGSALTVELRHRNVAVLEQASLYLASELEKFPRVKDVDYGFQQGKQQLDFKMLPQGERVGLTALSVARQVRNAYEGTEVLRQQRGRNEVKVKVYLPEEERTYENNLEQMILQTPSGTEIPLKDAVSITRGRAYVSIQRRNGERTMTVEADVSPRSAAGQVITVLDAETLPALKQRYPGLTCSYEGHQAEDRKSMSSMMTLIPAVLIGIYALLAIPFRSYIQPLIVMMSIPFGIVGAIWGHLIMGYSLSLIGIIGMLALSGVVVNDALVLIDFANNKRKEHDTAHDAVVAAGVQRFRPIMLTTLTTFCGLAPMIFETSRQARFLIPMALSLGFGLLFATTITLMLVPSLYMIVEDFRK from the coding sequence ATGAATCGCGAGCCGCGCGGCCCGCTGGCGTGGATGGCATCCAATCGGGTGGCGGCCAATTTACTGATGTTGTTTTTTATTATTGGCGGTGCCCTGACCTATCTTCATATCACGCAGGAGGTTTTTCCTGATATCACGGAGGATATGGTGGATATCAGTGTCTCTTATTCCGGCTCCAGCCCGGAAGAGGTGGAAAACGGGATCATTTTATCTATCGAAGAGGCCATTAACGGAGTGGATGGGATCGATGAAATCCAGTCGACGGCTACGGAAGGGCATGCCTCTATCCGTGTCACGTTGCTGGACCGGACGGATGCCACCAAGGTGTATCAGGATATAAAGAGCGAAATCGACCGTATCACCACCCTCCCTGGCGATGCTGAAGAACCCGTGGTATCGTTGGCATCGCGCCGCCGCGAAGTGGTTTCATTGGTATTATACGGCAGTATTCCCGACGATGTTCTACGCGAACTGGGGGAGCAGGTGCGGGCCATATTATTGGGTACGCAGGGCATCACCCAGGTGGATTTAGAGGGGGTTCGCGATCTTGAAACCCGCATTGAAATTTCGCAGAGTACATTACGTAAATATGGACTGACACTCCAGCAGGTTGCGGATGTTTTAGCTGCGGCAGCCGTCGATGTTCCGGGCGGCGGAATTAAAACCAGCGGCGGCGAAATCCTTTTGCGCATGAAGGAGCGGCGTGATTATGCGCGTCAGTTTGCCCGTATTCCTGTGATCTCTGATGATCAGGGAGAACGTGTTTTATTAGAAGATATTGCCGATATCACCGATGGGCTGGAGGATTCGGATCGTTTTGCCATGTATAACGGAATGCCTTCTATTCTGCTGGCCGTGTATCGCGTCGGCGATCAGACGCCGATTGCCGTGGCGGATGCGGCACTGGGAAAGCTGGATGAAATCCGATCCATGCTGCCCGATGGTGTGAACATTGATGTGCGGAATAATCGCGCCGATATTTTTCGTGATCGTGCCCGGCTGCTGCTGAACAACGGGGTGCTGGGATTAATTCTTGTATTCTTTTTGCTAGGCAGTTTTCTGGAGCTGCGGCTGGCTTTCTGGGTGATGATGGGCATTGTTGTTTCTTTTGTGGGAACCCTGCTGCTGATGCCGTTGGCGGATTTATCCATCAATATGATGACCATGTTCGCATTTATCCTGGCCCTGGGCATTGTGGTCGATGATGCGATTGTTGTGGGCGAGAATATTTACCATCGGCATGAGAACGGAATGCCTTTTCTTCAGGCGGCGATTCATGGTGCTCGCGAAGTGTCGGTGCCGGTGGGCTTCAGTATTCTGACTAACTGCGTGGCTTTTATTCCGCTTTACTTGCTGCCGGGAATGATGGGTCGCATTATGCGCATGCTGCCGGTGGTTGTCATCGGTACCTTTCTTATTTCATGGATTGAATGCATGTTTATTCTGCCGTGTCATTTAGGGCATCACAAAGACCGGCCGCTTACAGGAATTCGCCGATGGATCCATGAAAGACAGCAACGTTTCAGTGGCGGATTCACCCGCTGGGTGCATCGTCGATATCGCCCGTTCCTGGATTACTGCCTGCATCATCGCTACATCGTGGTGGTGATGGCCTGTTCTATTCTCGTGATTACGCTGTCCTATGTGGCAGGCGGTCACATGGGGTTTCAGCTGATGCCGACGGTGGAGAGCGATTATGCCTATGTCAGTGTCGTCCTTCCTTATGGCACGCCAGTCGAAAGAACGCAGGCTGTGGCTCGCCAGTTAACCGCATCCGCCGAAGCCGTAGTCACAGATGCGCAACATCCGGAATTGGTAAAAGGTATTTTTTCCAATGTGGGGCACAATGGCTCGCATACCTTCGATATGCGTGTCTTTCTCGCCGATCCGGAAATTCGCAATGAAATAATGTCTACCCAGCAGTTTGTTGATCGCTGGCGCGAGAAAACAGGCCGTATTGCCGGCGTGGAAAATATGAAATTTCAGTCAGACCGTGGCGGTCCTGGAAGCGGGTCGGCATTGACTGTGGAACTGCGACACAGAAATGTCGCTGTACTGGAGCAGGCGAGTCTCTATCTGGCATCGGAACTGGAAAAATTTCCTCGTGTAAAAGATGTGGATTACGGGTTTCAGCAGGGAAAACAGCAGCTTGATTTCAAAATGCTTCCACAGGGGGAACGCGTTGGGCTGACCGCTTTATCGGTGGCGCGTCAGGTGCGCAATGCCTACGAAGGAACCGAAGTCCTTCGCCAGCAGCGTGGCCGCAACGAAGTCAAAGTGAAGGTATATCTTCCCGAGGAGGAACGTACCTACGAAAATAACCTCGAACAAATGATCCTTCAAACCCCGTCAGGAACGGAGATTCCCCTGAAAGATGCCGTGTCCATTACAAGAGGAAGAGCCTACGTATCAATCCAGCGGCGCAACGGTGAACGCACGATGACCGTCGAAGCCGATGTGTCCCCTCGCTCTGCCGCCGGACAGGTTATTACCGTTCTCGATGCAGAAACCTTGCCGGCTCTGAAGCAGCGATATCCCGGACTGACTTGCAGCTACGAAGGTCATCAGGCCGAAGACCGAAAAAGCATGAGCAGTATGATGACGTTGATTCCCGCCGTACTCATCGGCATCTATGCATTGCTGGCCATTCCGTTTCGCAGTTATATTCAGCCACTGATTGTAATGATGAGTATTCCCTTTGGCATCGTCGGAGCCATTTGGGGACACCTCATCATGGGATACAGTCTGAGTCTCATTGGTATTATCGGCATGCTTGCACTATCAGGAGTGGTGGTCAACGACGCGCTGGTTCTCATCGATTTCGCCAACAACAAGCGTAAAGAACATGACACCGCCCACGACGCCGTCGTAGCCGCTGG